From the Solanum lycopersicum chromosome 10, SLM_r2.1 genome, one window contains:
- the LOC101264477 gene encoding blue copper protein-like, translating to MASKIIFCFMIGFLGFLPEITKATEYWVGGEKGWTLDVDYQAWAKDKTFKVGDTLVFKYNKDNHNVFKVNQTSFQNCIVPPPSQGLTSGHDVITLASPGKHWYICGFPTHCSDHSQKLVITVEAGAPAPAPLPATEYWVGGDKGWTIDVDYQAWAKGKNFKVGDTLVFKYTKGHHNVFKVNQTSFKDCIIPSSGGLTSGHDVITLATPGKKWYICGFPSHCSDHNQKLVITVEGEAPAPATPIPAPATPVPTPGPATKDDSNSSYRVTISAYKIFVGGVILIWTILTLV from the exons atggcttcaaaaattattttttgttttatgattgGGTTTTTAGGATTTTTGCCAGAAATTACAAAGGCAACTGAGTATTGGGTAGGTGGTGAAAAGGGCTGGACCCTTGATGTTGATTATCAAGCTTGGGCCAAGGACAAAACTTTCAAAGTTGGAGACACATTAG TTTTCAAGTACAACAAAGATAATCACAATGTGTTCAAAGTGAACCAAACATCTTTTCAAAATTGCATAGTTCCTCCACCAAGTCAAGGTTTAACTTCTGGCCATGATGTTATTACATTGGCTAGCCCTGGTAAACATTGGTACATTTGTGGTTTTCCAACACATTGTTCTGATCATAGCCAAAAACTTGTCATCACCGTCGAAGCCGGAGCTCCGGCACCGGCACCGCTACCGGCAACGGAGTATTGGGTTGGAGGTGATAAAGGATGGACCATTGATGTTGATTATCAAGCTTGGGCCAAGGGCAAAAATTTCAAGGTTGGAGACACATTAG TTTTTAAATATACCAAAGGGCATCACAATGTGTTCAAAGTGAACCAAACATCTTTCAAAGACTGCATAATCCCTTCAAGTGGAGGATTAACTTCTGGTCATGATGTGATCACATTAGCCACTCCTGGTAAAAAATGGTACATTTGTGGTTTTCCATCACATTGCTCTGACCATAACCAAAAGCTGGTCATCACCGTCGAAGGTGAAGCTCCGGCACCGGCAACTCCCATCCCTGCACCGGCAACTCCTGTTCCGACACCGGGACCGGCTACTAAGGATGATTCAAACAGTTCATACAGGGTTACTATATCTGCATACAAGATCTTTGTTGGAGGTGTGATTTTGATTTGGACAATTCTAACATTAGTTTGA
- the LOC101264386 gene encoding V-type proton ATPase subunit d2, producing the protein MYGFEALTFNIHSGYLEAIVRGHRSGLLTAADYNNLCQCETLDDIKMHLSATEYGPYLQNEPSPLHTTTIVEKCTVKLVDEFNHMLCQATEPLSTFLEYIRYGHMIDNVVLIVTGTLHERDVQELLEKCHPLGMFDSIASLAVAQNMRELYRLVLVDTPLAPYFSECITSEDLDDMNIEIMRNTLYKAYLEDFYRFCQKLGGATAEIMSDLLSFEADRRAVNITINSIGTELTRDDRRKLYSNFGLLYPYGHEELAICEDIDQVRGVMEKYPPYQSIFSKLSYGESQMLDKAFYEEEVKRLCLSFEQQFHYGVFFSYIRLREQEIRNLMWISECVSQNQKTRVHDSVVFIF; encoded by the exons ATGTACGGATTCGAAGCGCTTACCTTCAACATTCACAGTGGCTATTTGGAAGCCATCGTTAGAGGTCACCGATCTGGTCTTCTCACCGCTGCAGACTACAACAATCTATGCCAGTGCGAAACTCTAGATGACATCAAGATGCATCTGTCCGCTACTGAATACGGTCCTTATCTCCAAAATG AGCCTTCCCCTTTACACACTACTACGATTGTGGAGAAATGTACTGTCAAACTTGTAGATGAGTTCAACCACATGCTCTGCCAAGCCACAGAGCCCTTGTCAACCTTTCTGGAATACATCAG GTATGGCCACATGATTGACAATGTTGTCCTAATTGTCACCGGAACTTTGCATGAGAGAGATGTCCAAGAACTGTTGGAGAAATGCCATCCTTTGGGCATGTTTGACAG CATTGCTTCTTTGGCAGTTGCCCAGAATATGAGGGAATTATACAGGCTGGTGCTTGTTGACACACCCTTGGCTCCATACTTTTCTGAGTGCATTACTTCGGAG GACTTGGATGACATGAACATTGAGATTATGAGAAACACACTGTACAAGGCATACCTTGAAGATTTCTACAGATTTTGCCAG AAATTAGGCGGTGCAACTGCAGAAATCATGTCTGATTTGCTTTCTTTTGAGGCCGACAGAAGAGCTGTTAATATTACTATAAACAG CATTGGCACTGAGCTAACACGTGATGACCGCAGGAAGTTGTACTCTAATTTTGGATTACT TTACCCATACGGTCATGAGGAACTTGCCATATGTGAAGATATAGATCAG GTCCGCGGTGTCATGGAAAAGTACCCCCCTTATCAATCCATATTTTCTAAGTTGTCATATGGGGAGAGCCAGATGCTCGACAAGGCTTTCTATGAAGAGGAAGTGAAACGCCTTTGCTTATCTTTTGAACAACAG TTCCACTATGGTGTATTTTTCTCATATATAAGGCTGAGAGAGCAGGAGATAAGGAACCTAATGTGGATTTCTGAATGTGTCTCTCAGAACCAAAAAACCAGAGTCCATGACAGCgttgttttcatattttag
- the LOC101264686 gene encoding uncharacterized protein — MDLESTYEIDRVAGFISARGFRRVALQFPDNLLKDSTRIVAALHEKLRSFSQLHAGRNGDAKDVKLYVMADTMYGNCCVDEVGASHANADCVIHYGHTCFSPTSTLPAFLVLGKASLNVPLCAQTLCKYTIKTGKPILVLYGLEYTHTITEIKASVGAQVCSELEVHYADIISPIITPPETFSSMNEQPELSDGQCANGCSIEVNDAIYCVGGLTWSLPVGHRIEDYLIFYVGSDDPAFANILMTYNACEIVRYDATEDKLVNEFSQQKRILKRRYFLIEKAKDASIIGILVGTLGVAGYLHMIHQMKDLITRAGKKAYTFVMGRPNPAKLANFPECDIFVYVSCAQTALLDSKEFLAPVITPFEAMIAFGRGSEWTGAYVTEFRDLITSSPMEAKNQSEARFSFIQGGYVEDVEQQEVEEVEDGVSALVNITEKALRVRDKDSQTLMPGTAKSGAEYFATRSYHGLDIHPENNFSEPFLIGKSGRASGYKNETVQKS; from the exons ATGGATTTGGAGTCGACTTATGAGATTGATCGTGTCGCCGGATTCATATCGGCGAGAGGTTTCCGACGAGTTGCTCTTCAG TTCCCAGATAATTTGTTGAAAGATTCCACGAGGATAGTTGCTGCTCTACATGAAAAACTTCGCTCGTTCAGTCAGTTACATGCTGGAAGGAATGGAGATGCAAAGGATGTTAAGCTGTATGTAATGGCGGATACCATGTATGGAAATTGCTGTGTCGATGAAGTTGGAGCATCTCATGCCAATGCGGACTGCGTTATCCATTATGGTCATACTTGCTTCAGTCC GACATCAACTCTTCCCGCATTTCTTGTCCTTGGAAAAGCTTCTCTAAATGTGCCACTATGTGCTCAAACACTATGCAAGTATACCATAAAAACTGGCAAACCTATTTTG GTTCTTTATGGACTTGAATATACACATACAATCACAGAAATTAAAGCATCAGTGGGCGCTCAAGTATGCTCCGAGCTGGAAGTTCATTATGCTGATATTATTTCTCCAATCATAACTCCACCAGAGACTTTTAGCTCGATGAATGAGCAACCAGAACTAAGTGATGGTCAATGTGCAAATGGCTGTTCTATTGAGGTGAATGATGCAATATATTGTGTTGGAGGGTTGACGTGGTCGTTACCAGTGGGACACAGGATTGAGGACTACTTGATTTTCTATGTTGGTTCAGATGACCCAGCCTTTGCAAATATACTAATGACATACAATGCTTGTGAAATAG TCAGATATGATGCTACTGAAGATAAGTTGGTGAACGAGTTTTCTCAGCAGAAAAGGATTCTTAAGCGTAG GTATTTCCTTATTGAGAAAGCAAAGGATGCTAGCATCATAGGGATCTTGGTAGGAACACTTGGAGTAG CTGGTTACCTCCACAtgattcatcaaatgaaagactTGATTACACGAGCTGGCAAGAAAGCCTATACTTTTGTTATGGGGAGACCTAACCCTGCAAAGCTTGCCAACTTCCCTGAG TGCGATATCTTCGTTTATGTTTCTTGTGCACAAACTGCTCTATTGGATAGTAAAGAGTTCTTAGCTCCAGTTATTACTCCTTTTGAAGCAATGATTGCTTTCGGCAG AGGAAGCGAATGGACTGGGGCTTATGTGACAGAATTTCGGGATTTGATTACTTCTTCCCCCATGGAAGCGAAAAACCAGTCAGAAGCTCGGTTTTCTTTCATTCAGGGCGGATACGTGGAAGATGTTGAACAGCAAG AGGTTGAAGAAGTTGAAGATGGAGTTTCTGCTTTAGTGAACATCACAGAGAAGGCTTTGCGTGTTCGTGACAAAGACTCACAAACTCTAATGCCCGGAACAGCTAAATCTGGTGCAGAGTACTTCGCGACTAGGTCATATCATGGCCTTGACATTCATCCTGAAAACAATTTCTCCGAGCCGTTTTTGATTGGTAAAAGTGGGAGGGCATCAGGATACAAGAATGAAACTGTACAAAAAAGTTAG
- the LOC101264988 gene encoding nicotine N-demethylase CYP82E4, with product MFDNFYFNDLQITLATLLVFSLSIILWTRNWKSTKLPPKIPGSWPIIGHLRGFGDGENVPLARTFGKLSNQYGPIFTIKLGMYRYCVINNWEAAKDCFTINDKELAARPISLAAEHYGYNYARFSFANYGPYYCQVRKLVLQNVLSSTRLEKVKNVRISEVEISIKELYNIWGKGENSNTINISKWFEKLTLNIIVKMIAGKRYISLEKDQEAQCFRRAFAKIMYLAGEFILYDAIPFKIFKYVDFQGHIKTMKQIYKDLDDILQSWVNEHMEKKKIEGDNNNEQDCIDSMLSVTKLEDFKAYGYTRDTVIKAIVLSMILDGSDTTAVHLTWLMSLLLNNPRVMNNAQKEIDSKVGKDRWIEESDIKDLVYLQAIVKEALRLYPPAPLLVPHEAVEDCTVAGYNIPKGTRLFANAWKIQRDPRVYSEPDKFIPERFLNEHSNVDARGQHFEFIPFGSGRRSCPGINFATQVAHLTIGRLIQGFSFGTPSNLPVDMTEGQGITMPKAKPVEVVITPRLNSMLYEL from the exons atgtttgataatttttatttcaatgatCTACAAATTACACTTGCAACCCTTCTAGTTTTTTCTCTATCAATCATTCTATGGACAAGAAATTGGAAAAGTACAAAACTACCCCCAAAAATTCCGGGATCATGGCCAATCATAGGCCATCTTCGTGGCTTTGGCGATGGCGAAAACGTCCCTCTAGCGCGAACATTTGGAAAATTGTCTAATCAGTATGGTCCGATTTTCACTATCAAGTTAGGTATGTATCGATATTGTGTTATTAATAATTGGGAAGCAGCGAAAGATTGCTTCACAATTAATGATAAAGAACTCGCTGCTAGACCAATTAGTCTAGCAGCCGAACATTATGGTTATAATTACGCGAGATTCTCTTTCGCTAATTATGGTCCATATTATTGTCAAGTACGAAAACTCGTGCTACAAAATGTTCTTTCTAGTACTAGACTCGAAAAAGTAAAAAACGTCCGAATTTCCGAGGTGGAAATTAGCATCAAAGAGTTGTATAATATCTGGGGTAAGGGTGAAAATTCAAACACGATTAATATTAGTAAATGGTTCGAAAAATTAACTCTGAATATAATCGTGAAGATGATCGCTGGTAAGAGATACATATCTTTAGAAAAAGACCAAGAGGCACAATGTTTTAGAAGGGCTTTTGCTAAGATTATGTATCTTGCTGGGGAATTTATTTTATACGACGCGATTCCATTCAAGATTTTCAAATATGTGGATTTCCAAGGGCATATTAAGACCATGAAGCAAATTTACAAGGACTTGGATGATATTCTTCAAAGTTGGGTTAATGAACAtatggagaaaaagaaaattgaaggtgataataataatgaacaaGATTGTATAGATTCAATGCTTTCAGTGACAAAACTTGAGGATTTCAAAGCCTATGGTTATACAAGAGATACAGTTATTAAGGCTATAGTATTG AGTATGATATTAGATGGTTCAGACACAACTGCAGTTCACCTAACATGGCTCATGTCCTTATTATTGAACAATCCTCGCGTCATGAATAATGCTCAAAAAGAAATCGATAGTAAAGTCGGTAAAGATAGATGGATTGAAGAATCGGACATCAAAGATCTTGTCTATCTCCAGGCTATTGTTAAAGAAGCGTTACGTTTATATCCACCAGCGCCTTTGTTAGTTCCACACGAAGCTGTGGAAGATTGTACCGTGGCGGGGTACAACATCCCAAAGGGTACTCGTTTGTTCGCGAACGCATGGAAAATACAACGAGACCCTCGAGTTTATTCAGAGCCTGATAAGTTCATCCCAGAGAGATTCTTGAACGAACATTCAAATGTAGATGCTCGTGGTCAACATTTTGAGTTCATCCCGTTTGGCTCTGGAAGACGATCTTGTCCCGGAATTAATTTCGCGACGCAAGTGGCGCACCTCACGATTGGTCGATTAATTCAAGGATTTAGCTTTGGTACACCATCAAATTTGCCTGTGGATATGACTGAAGGTCAAGGGATTACTATGCCTAAAGCAAAACCTGTGGAAGTTGTAATCACCCCACGTTTGAATTCTATGCTTTATGAACTTTAG